One Onychostoma macrolepis isolate SWU-2019 chromosome 15, ASM1243209v1, whole genome shotgun sequence DNA segment encodes these proteins:
- the tmprss4a gene encoding transmembrane protease serine 4a isoform X1: MMTKVQVPEENTRPLNPAQQQAARPGKHRKPMTAPKTQTGKRPNKKKIIITVLMVVVVLAIVAVAAFFIKQLIESKYYFCSKSVKFIPLEKACDGKEDCSGAEDESACVTKFGANSTFPLRLMTTRNVLQIFRPEENTWKSVCADSFTQQHAETACQQLGYSVKPTFSTVQVGILPTNLKMSLCMVGSSKPQTFQSTVSDLKLCSQGTVVTLTCSAECGLTRNQDRIVGGQDAVIENWPWQVSLQSISQHTCGGSLVSPHWVVTAAHCFNGEGKKAVIRWKVVSGNTYLGSAGASSVDKIIVHKDYTSGRNDYDIAMIRLQSPITVGESRRPVCLPPQDLGLKGGDNVVVTGWGHLTEKGNLSPKLQKAQMPLIDTAQCSSPTVYGSSVTPRMICAGYLTGGVDACQGDSGGPLVYSYGRWMLVGVVSWGLGCARQDRPGVYTNMDQMLDWVHSVMKEYQ; the protein is encoded by the exons ACTAAAGTTCAGGTTCCTGAAGAGAACACCAGACCCTTAAACCCAGCGCAGCAGCAAG CGGCTCGGCCCGGAAAGCACAGAAAACCCATGACGGCTCCAAAGACTCAGACGGGGAAAAGGCCAAACAAGAAAAAGATCATCATTACAGTCCTGATGGTGGTGGTCGTACTGGCCATTGTGGCTGTGGCTGCTTTCTTCA TCAAGCAATTGATCGAGAGCAAGTATTATTTTTGCTCCAAGTCAGTGAAGTTTATTCCGCTGGAGAAGGCCTGTGATGGGAAGGAGGATTGCAGCGGAGCCGAGGACGAGTCAGCATGTGTCACGAAGTTTGGAGCCAACTCCACCTTCCCCC TACGGCTGATGACAACACGTAATGTGCTGCAGATATTCAGGCCTGAAGAGAATACATGGAAAAGTGTATGTGCAGACAGTTTCACCCAACAACATGCTGAGACTGCATGCCAACAGCTGGGCTACTCAGT taaACCCACTTTCAGCACAGTTCAAGTGGGTATTTTGCCGACTAATCTGAAGATGTCTCTCTGTATGGTGGGCTCATCTAAACCCCAGACTTTCCAGTCAACTGTCTCAGATCT caAATTATGCAGTCAGGGAACAGTCGTCACGTTAACATGCTCAG CAGAGTGTGGGTTGACCAGAAACCAGGACCGGATTGTAGGCGGACAGGATGCTGTAATTGAGAACTGGCCGTGGCAGGTCAGCCTGCAGAGCATCAGCCAGCACACCTGTGGAGGGTCACTGGTGTCTCCGCACTGGGTTGTGACTGCGGCCCACTGCTTCAACGG GGAGGGTAAGAAGGCTGTGATCCGATGGAAGGTAGTCTCTGGAAACACATACCTGGGCTCTGCTGGAGCTTCTTCTGTGGACAAGATCATCGTCCACAAAGATTACACCTCAGGACGCAATGACTACGACATTGCCATGATACGACTCCAGTCCCCCATCACTGTGGGAG AATCCCGCAGGCCAGTATGTCTGCCACCTCAAGATCTTGGCCTCAAAGGAGGAGATAACGTAGTTGTGACCGGGTGGGGCCATCTGACAGAAAAAG GAAATTTGTCTCCAAAGTTACAGAAGGCTCAGATGCCTCTTATAGACACAGCCCAGTGCTCAAGTCCCACAGTGTACGGCTCTTCTGTCACTCCCAGGATGATCTGTGCAGGTTATCTGACGGGAGGAGTGGATGCATGCCAG GGCGATAGCGGTGGTCCTTTGGTGTATTCATACGGCCGCTGGATGTTGGTGGGTGTTGTGAGCTGGGGTTTGGGTTGTGCCAGACAAGATCGTCCTGGTGTTTACACCAATATGGACCAGATGCTCGACTGGGTCCATTCAGTCATGAAG GAGTACCAGTGA
- the tmprss4a gene encoding transmembrane protease serine 4a isoform X2, whose protein sequence is MTAPKTQTGKRPNKKKIIITVLMVVVVLAIVAVAAFFIKQLIESKYYFCSKSVKFIPLEKACDGKEDCSGAEDESACVTKFGANSTFPLRLMTTRNVLQIFRPEENTWKSVCADSFTQQHAETACQQLGYSVKPTFSTVQVGILPTNLKMSLCMVGSSKPQTFQSTVSDLKLCSQGTVVTLTCSAECGLTRNQDRIVGGQDAVIENWPWQVSLQSISQHTCGGSLVSPHWVVTAAHCFNGEGKKAVIRWKVVSGNTYLGSAGASSVDKIIVHKDYTSGRNDYDIAMIRLQSPITVGESRRPVCLPPQDLGLKGGDNVVVTGWGHLTEKGNLSPKLQKAQMPLIDTAQCSSPTVYGSSVTPRMICAGYLTGGVDACQGDSGGPLVYSYGRWMLVGVVSWGLGCARQDRPGVYTNMDQMLDWVHSVMKEYQ, encoded by the exons ATGACGGCTCCAAAGACTCAGACGGGGAAAAGGCCAAACAAGAAAAAGATCATCATTACAGTCCTGATGGTGGTGGTCGTACTGGCCATTGTGGCTGTGGCTGCTTTCTTCA TCAAGCAATTGATCGAGAGCAAGTATTATTTTTGCTCCAAGTCAGTGAAGTTTATTCCGCTGGAGAAGGCCTGTGATGGGAAGGAGGATTGCAGCGGAGCCGAGGACGAGTCAGCATGTGTCACGAAGTTTGGAGCCAACTCCACCTTCCCCC TACGGCTGATGACAACACGTAATGTGCTGCAGATATTCAGGCCTGAAGAGAATACATGGAAAAGTGTATGTGCAGACAGTTTCACCCAACAACATGCTGAGACTGCATGCCAACAGCTGGGCTACTCAGT taaACCCACTTTCAGCACAGTTCAAGTGGGTATTTTGCCGACTAATCTGAAGATGTCTCTCTGTATGGTGGGCTCATCTAAACCCCAGACTTTCCAGTCAACTGTCTCAGATCT caAATTATGCAGTCAGGGAACAGTCGTCACGTTAACATGCTCAG CAGAGTGTGGGTTGACCAGAAACCAGGACCGGATTGTAGGCGGACAGGATGCTGTAATTGAGAACTGGCCGTGGCAGGTCAGCCTGCAGAGCATCAGCCAGCACACCTGTGGAGGGTCACTGGTGTCTCCGCACTGGGTTGTGACTGCGGCCCACTGCTTCAACGG GGAGGGTAAGAAGGCTGTGATCCGATGGAAGGTAGTCTCTGGAAACACATACCTGGGCTCTGCTGGAGCTTCTTCTGTGGACAAGATCATCGTCCACAAAGATTACACCTCAGGACGCAATGACTACGACATTGCCATGATACGACTCCAGTCCCCCATCACTGTGGGAG AATCCCGCAGGCCAGTATGTCTGCCACCTCAAGATCTTGGCCTCAAAGGAGGAGATAACGTAGTTGTGACCGGGTGGGGCCATCTGACAGAAAAAG GAAATTTGTCTCCAAAGTTACAGAAGGCTCAGATGCCTCTTATAGACACAGCCCAGTGCTCAAGTCCCACAGTGTACGGCTCTTCTGTCACTCCCAGGATGATCTGTGCAGGTTATCTGACGGGAGGAGTGGATGCATGCCAG GGCGATAGCGGTGGTCCTTTGGTGTATTCATACGGCCGCTGGATGTTGGTGGGTGTTGTGAGCTGGGGTTTGGGTTGTGCCAGACAAGATCGTCCTGGTGTTTACACCAATATGGACCAGATGCTCGACTGGGTCCATTCAGTCATGAAG GAGTACCAGTGA